The sequence below is a genomic window from Synechococcus sp. PCC 7335.
TCATAGTGATAATGGGCTCAAAGAATTGATGAAAGTGAGTAAACTGAACTTCAGTTCTCCATAGTAGACTATGAGCTTTACTCGTGGTGGACACAGCTACGATACTCAATCAAATCTCAATATCTGGCAGCGAGTCGAGGTTTCGCGGCGAGGGAACAGCTACTGATTTCAACAACGAGGCTAAGGTGACGCTTCATGAAGTAGTCAGCTACAACCAAGAACGAAAAGATAAAAACTGAAGAACTCACCAAAGCTCCAAATCGAAATACTAAGCTGAATACTCGTGCCCCAGCCTCAGCTATTTTATCAGTTAGCAATAAGCAGTAGCTTTGAGTCTCTGAGTACAGCCTTAATAGCACGGTTGTTCAGCGCTTTCGCTCTCTTACAATTGACTCATTCTTTTTTTACCCACCACGCTAAACGCGGTTTAAAGGGCCGCAGTCATTTGGAGGTTTTGACCCAATGGCAGAACAATTGATAGCAGTAGCTGTGGCAAATGATGGGACCATAGCCGCTCATGCAGGTAGAGCTTTGCAGTGGCAAGTCTATGCCATTCTTGGCGAAGCTGCTCCATGCCTAGCCTGGACATTGGATTTAACTCGCTTCGGCTGTCTTCATGAATGGCATGTGCGAGGTGATGGTGATCGTCATCCCCTGCATTTTGTTGATATTGCTGTTGCAGCGTCTGCGGGTGAGGGCGTGCGAAGAAGACTACAACAGCGAGAAACAGAGCTAATAACCACCCGTGAGGCGGATCCCATCCAGGCGATCACAGCCTATCTAGAGGGAAGCTTACCCAAAGGATTGCCCCACGAGAAAGTGGCGTGCCATTCTCATTAAACCGGTCTTACTCCCAATGCTTTCGATGTCTTGCCCTCCAACCGCTGCTTCTCCATCTTGGTTCTCTGTATCTGGCCCAGCTCAAGCATGGCTGACGGCAGCTGCTCATACTTGGGAAGATACCAAAACCTCTGAGCAGTATATTCAACAGGCACTGGCTCAGCCAGGGAGTGAACTGGATGTGCTAGTAAGTGCCTATCGCTACTACTTCTATAAGAATCAGAACCAAAAGGCGCTAGACATAGCAGTTGCAGTGATTGAACACATTCAACAGTCTGAACAGTAAAATGATCTTAAACCGATTTTGTTAGCTCGTCTCGATGACGAAATCGTACGGCTTTACCAGAACGCTTACGTGGCGTCAGGACTACTCTTAGCCCGTCTGGGGAATATGTTCGAAGCAGAGCGCATTGCGAACCAGGTTAGACAGCTTAATGCTAAAGAGTTTGGAGCTGACGTTCTTTTCAGCATTTGCGATTCTTCTGCCGATGACGATAACCAGGACTGAGACGAGGATTCACTGATGGCAGCTGTTGACTTTTACGAGAAACCAGGTTGTATCGGCAATGCAAAGCAAAAAAGATTTCTATGGAATGCGGGTCACGTCCTGACGGTACATAATCTGCTGACGGAACCTTGGACACCTGAAACCCTACGCCCATTCTTTGGGGATCTGCCTGTGTCTGACTGGTTCAATCCCACAGCTCCACCGATCACTCGAGGGGAGATTTGTCCGCAGCGGATAGAGGCTGATGCTGCTCTATTGGCAATGGTGGGACAGCTAATTCTGATTCGGCGACCGTTACTACAAGTGGGCGATCGCAAGATGGCTGGCTTCGATTTGGCTGTGATCGATCGCTGGGTTGGCCTCGCTGCTGACAGCGATTGGAAGCAGGATGTGCAAACCTGTCCCCGTACCGCTAGCAGCTCCTCCAGCTAGCAGAATCTCACGGCGCACGGCAAAAATTGCCTACCCTTTTGTTAGTGCATTAGTGACATTTGCTGTTTCCGTCAGCTTGAGGTAAATTACTTCCACAAGGAATAGCTGCAGGCTGAGGCAGAGCCCAACATGTCGCACTTAACGGATACTTTCTTATAGCTTTAGGCTGAGTGACTCGCGATGCACTTAGGCGTAGCCTTCTCTGTGAGTATGCATCCGCACATTGCTATATTAAATTTTTGCAGCTTGCTTACCCCGCGCGTAAGCTTGGTCAAAGAGCAATTCCAGCTCGGAGTGCGTTCCTCGAATCTGATCGATTACTGCTTTCCCCCACTCTAAATAGTCGTCAATTCGAGTGCCTGACCAATCATCGGGTGGGGAAGTCGCGATATCTCTCAGGTTAGCGGTTTTATCAGCAAGCTTGACTAGCCTGGCGCGATCGCTCAACCCTGCGGCGTGATCAATCTGTTGTTGTTTTCGCACTGTCTTTGGCAAAGACTTATCATCTGACAACTCTGCTACGACTTCTTTAACGGCCTTTCCAAACTGTTGTTCTAGTTCCTCGAGGGTCGTTGCTGTATCTTCTACTGTGTCGTGTAACAAAGCTGCAATCAAAACAACTTCGTCACTGATACCTGCTTCGAGCAGCAGAATGCAAGCCACTGCAATCGGATGATTGATGTAGGGCGTCTGCGCTAGGTCCTTTCGTCTCTGGTTACGGTGCTTTCTCGCGGCAAAGTCGAGCGCCTTGAGAAAGTCCCTTCCAAGGAATTTCGATGAACGAAATTCTGATGAACTTTTGAACAGCTCGCTGGTCACTGCTAAAGCACGCCCTTGGAACTTGGAATAGCCCCGGCTCTACGAGGATCGACTTCTGTCGCCATCCGCATCGCTCTAGCAAATGCTTTGAAAGCAGCCTCAATAATGTGATGAGAGTTGATACCGTCTAGCTGACGAATGTGCAGCGTCATCTGTGCGTGGTTGACAATAGCCACAAAAAACTCACGCACTAGCTGCGTATCATAGGTACCCACTCGCTGGGTGGGAATTTCTAGGCCATAGCTAAGGTGAGGGCGACCCGAAAAATCTAGAGAGATTTGAACGAGTGCTTCGTCTAGTGGGGCGATGAAGTGACCAAATCGGGTGATGCCTTTGCGATCGCCTAGCGCCTGACGCAGTGCCATCCCTAACGTGATACCGACATCTTCATTCGTATGGTGGTCGTCGATTTCGATATCGCCTGTAGCCCGCACCTCTAGATCGAATAAGCCGTGAGAGGCAATCTGATGCAGCATGTGGTCTAGGAAAGGAACCCCTGTATCAGCGGTGCACTTTCCAGTTCCATCCACGTTCAGCGTTACCTGTACATCCGTTTCCTTTGTCGTTCGACTGACCGACGCTGTTCTGTCTGTTTGTGAGGTGGGTTGAGAAGGGGAGGTGGGCGACGTTGTCGTTGAAAACGAACTTGCCGAAACCGAGTGAGTACTAGAGACCATAGTGTGTAGTAAAGTTTGCGCCGTAGGTAGACCAGCTTTTTCGGGCCAGAAGATACTTTGGTGACTTCTCAATTCTACGACCTTAGTTAGGATACCTACAAAAAACTCAGTCCCAGCCTTTCCTTCAGCGTAATTATTCTCAACGAGAAATTGAACCTCACTGCTAAAACCCGCATAATAAAGCCATATTCCTATTGAGCGAGGCTAGAATCCTATGTCTATTAGTGAACTCAATCACTTTATGACTTATGTGATAGATGGCTGGGCGCTGTTCAGCATAGGATCTATCAGCATCGGCTTTATTTCATTTGTCTCACGCCGTATCCAAGAAGACATCGCGGCTGAGTCGCTAGCGCTCTCACAAAAGAGTGAGGTAGAGGTCATAGAAGGGGCCGAAGCGAAGGTCGAGACAACAGTTGGGTCAGAAGCCAAGGCAGAAACAGAAGCTATAGAAGCTGCGGACGCTGCCAGGCTTGAGGAAGTCGCAGCCGTCTCTGAACAGCTTGCTAAAACAAAAGACACCCAGCCTGATGGTTCTGTCTCTGTATCGATATAGGTGCTTTAGCCATGACTATATCTGGAAACGTCAACAATATGAGTGGTGGGGTATTCCGGAGTACTGGATAGTCGATCGTCATCGGGCTAAAGTGACGGTATTGGTGCTTGTAGAGGGCGTATATCGAGAGACTGTCTACACAGGTAAGACCCCAATTCGCTCGGCGAGCTTTCCAGATTTAGTGATTACCCTAGAAGATATGCCGGGCTAGCTCAAGCGATACTTACTTCTCTAGCCTCCCCTCTCCCAGGACGGTTGTTTGAACCAATCTTGCAAGAATGTAGTGAGTAGCTGAATTTTTGTTGAGAGATGCCGATTCGTGGCATAGCAGAGTCTAGCAGTGAGTTCTAGGGGGCGATAGTTTGGCAATATGATACTCAACTCGTTTGATCTAAGAGCGTCGCCAATGATGAAGGTTGGTAGTAGGGCGATGCCAACCCCTGCGATCGCACTTTCTCTGAGAACCTCTCCGTTATTGGAGTAGCCCCGACATTTTATAGGAATCGTGTAAGTCTTATCTGGGCCGACGAGCCGCCATTTACTACCTGTGGCTAAGTGACCGTAGTGCAGGCAGTGGTGCTGTTTTAGATCCTCTAGGCGAGTAGGCGTACCGTGAGCTTTTAGATAGTTAGGCGCAGCGCAAAGGACCCGGCGGATGGGAGCTATCTTATGGGTGATCAACGCTTCTTCCTCTACTGCGGCGGCAATTCGCAGTGTCACGTCAAAGCCTTCTTCAATCAGATCGACAAAGCGATCGCTGAGCGTCATCTGAACCTTGATGTCAGGATATTGATACATGAATTGGGCGATCGCTTCCGCTAAATGCATCGTCCCAAACGACATCGGTGCATTGATCCGCAGCGTTCCCTTCGGTTGCATCTGCATTTGCGTCACCGATAGCTCTGCTGCTTTCACCTCCGCCAAAATGTCTACGCATCGCTCATAATACGCCCGGCCCATATCTGTCGGACTGACCCGCCGTGTTGTTCGCTGTAATAGCTGTACATCCAAATCTTGCTCTAGCTGAGCCACTAGCTTATTTACCACCGATCGAGATAGTCCTAAATGTCTTCCTGCTGCCGCGAACCCGCTATGGTTTACTACCTCGACAAAGGTCCGCATACTTTCTAACTTGTCCATCAATACGACCGCATTCGTTAAGGTTATTGTATCTAATATAAATACAATATGTGCATAAAATAACCTATTGTATTTATATCGAAGTCAGTTCATAATAGAAACAAGCAAACAGACGTTTCTATGGAGTAAAGAGAAGATAATGTTAGCCATTCGCAAAGCTACAGATCG
It includes:
- a CDS encoding Uma2 family endonuclease, producing MVLSLYRYRCFSHDYIWKRQQYEWWGIPEYWIVDRHRAKVTVLVLVEGVYRETVYTGKTPIRSASFPDLVITLEDMPG
- a CDS encoding HD domain-containing protein, translating into MTSELFKSSSEFRSSKFLGRDFLKALDFAARKHRNQRRKDLAQTPYINHPIAVACILLLEAGISDEVVLIAALLHDTVEDTATTLEELEQQFGKAVKEVVAELSDDKSLPKTVRKQQQIDHAAGLSDRARLVKLADKTANLRDIATSPPDDWSGTRIDDYLEWGKAVIDQIRGTHSELELLFDQAYARGKQAAKI
- the hisB gene encoding imidazoleglycerol-phosphate dehydratase HisB: MVSSTHSVSASSFSTTTSPTSPSQPTSQTDRTASVSRTTKETDVQVTLNVDGTGKCTADTGVPFLDHMLHQIASHGLFDLEVRATGDIEIDDHHTNEDVGITLGMALRQALGDRKGITRFGHFIAPLDEALVQISLDFSGRPHLSYGLEIPTQRVGTYDTQLVREFFVAIVNHAQMTLHIRQLDGINSHHIIEAAFKAFARAMRMATEVDPRRAGAIPSSKGVL
- a CDS encoding LysR family transcriptional regulator; the encoded protein is MDKLESMRTFVEVVNHSGFAAAGRHLGLSRSVVNKLVAQLEQDLDVQLLQRTTRRVSPTDMGRAYYERCVDILAEVKAAELSVTQMQMQPKGTLRINAPMSFGTMHLAEAIAQFMYQYPDIKVQMTLSDRFVDLIEEGFDVTLRIAAAVEEEALITHKIAPIRRVLCAAPNYLKAHGTPTRLEDLKQHHCLHYGHLATGSKWRLVGPDKTYTIPIKCRGYSNNGEVLRESAIAGVGIALLPTFIIGDALRSNELSIILPNYRPLELTARLCYATNRHLSTKIQLLTTFLQDWFKQPSWERGG